The Mustelus asterias chromosome 18, sMusAst1.hap1.1, whole genome shotgun sequence genome has a window encoding:
- the katnbl1 gene encoding KATNB1-like protein 1 isoform X2, whose translation MASRHQNVRQGVLLFALENELIERRQLGKRIHPDCIETMKKVRISECKEAIPETKRSPTGQTEKTLHRTSKATGCKKKTRRRIQSNVSNGNRKPHPSFQDCDMANKENEVVCSGTVPKLSNDNRRSLLNSSDSPASRAGSSVTYADYFAQISKDHATMTQVLFGRNLRLNVALTFWQKSASELVAYLVRIQDIAVIADCLPVLTKSLEEEKQSISIGCCVDLLPLVQELLRSRFEEYLIVGLNWLRAVLKQWWPELSADTKNNDEARVEDRNIEALKDQLRQLREQGFHLSSVPGYTGKVAKSVGTYLEQLY comes from the exons ATGGCATCTAGACATCAAAATGTCAGGCAAGGTGTATTGTTATTTGCTCTGGAGAATGAACTCATTGAAAGAAGGCAACTTGGTAAAAGGATACATCCTGATTGCATTGAGACTATGAAAAAG GTTAGAATCTCGGAATGTAAAGAGGCGATTCCTGAAACTAAAAG ATCACCTACTGGACAAACGGAGAAAACATTGCACAGAACATCCAAAGCGACGGGCTGTAAGAAGAAGACTAGACGTCGAATCCAAAGCAACGTGAGCAACGGAAACAGAAAGCCGCATCCCAGCTTTCAGGACTGTGACATGGCAAATAAAGAAAATGAAGTAGTCTGTTCAGGAACTGTACCTAAATTAAGCAATGACAATCGGCGCTCACTGTTGAACTCTAGTGATTCTCCTGCTTCGCGGGCTGGTTCTTCTGTAACATATGCAGATTATTTTGCACAG ATTTCCAAGGATCATGCTACAATGACACAAGTGCTGTTTGGTAGAAATCTAAGACTCAATGTAGCCTTGACATTCTGGCAAAAAAGTGCAAGCGAACTGGTAGCTTACCTGGTCAG GATACAGGACATTGCTGTTATTGCAGATTGCCTACCAGTGCTGACAAAGAG TCTGGAGGAAGAAAAACAAAGCATCTCCATCGGCTGTTGTGTTGACCTCTTACCATTAGTGCAGGAGTTATTGAGAAGCAGGTTTGAAGA ATATTTGATCGTTGGTTTAAACTGGCTCCGAGCTGTGCTTAAGCAGTGGTGGCCAGAGCTATCTGCAGACACAAAAAATAATGATGAAGCTCGTGTAGAGGATAG AAACATTGAGGCTTTGAAAGATCAGTTACGACAACTACGGGAACAAGGCTTTCATTTATCTTCAGTTCCAGGGTATACTGGAAAAGTAGCAAAG